The proteins below come from a single Sphingomonas carotinifaciens genomic window:
- a CDS encoding 4-(cytidine 5'-diphospho)-2-C-methyl-D-erythritol kinase yields MSPIIETAPAKINLALHVRHRRADGYHELETLFAFAEDGDRIEVAVAEVSAFTITGPFAAELEAGGDNLVTRAAAAFCAHFGIAAHHAIMLHKVLPIASGIGGGSADAAATLRALARLHGIAPDHADLFGIAAGLGADVPACLLGRTTLGRGKGDALEVIAGMPGRSLLLVNPGVAVSTAAVFARWDGVDRGRIVEGDLLARAVAGRNDLEAPARALAPAIDAVLALLAGAPGTLLSRMSGSGATCFALFDDTAACHDAANAATARGWWTLETRLGA; encoded by the coding sequence ATGTCGCCGATCATCGAAACCGCGCCCGCCAAGATCAACCTGGCGCTGCACGTCCGTCACCGCCGGGCCGACGGCTATCACGAGCTGGAAACGCTGTTCGCCTTTGCCGAGGATGGCGACCGGATCGAGGTGGCGGTTGCCGAGGTGTCGGCGTTCACGATCACCGGTCCGTTCGCGGCGGAATTGGAGGCTGGGGGTGACAATCTCGTCACCCGTGCCGCCGCCGCCTTTTGCGCGCACTTCGGCATCGCGGCGCATCACGCGATCATGCTGCACAAGGTGCTGCCCATCGCGTCCGGCATCGGCGGGGGATCGGCGGATGCCGCCGCGACCCTGCGAGCGCTGGCGCGGCTTCACGGCATCGCGCCCGACCATGCCGATCTGTTCGGCATCGCCGCCGGGCTGGGGGCGGACGTGCCCGCATGTCTGCTCGGCCGTACCACGCTCGGGCGGGGCAAGGGGGATGCGCTGGAGGTGATCGCCGGCATGCCGGGGCGTTCGCTGCTGCTGGTCAACCCCGGCGTCGCGGTGTCGACCGCCGCGGTTTTTGCGCGCTGGGACGGCGTGGACCGGGGGAGGATCGTCGAGGGGGATCTGCTGGCGCGCGCGGTTGCGGGCCGCAATGACCTGGAGGCGCCGGCTCGTGCGCTTGCCCCGGCGATCGACGCGGTGCTGGCGCTGCTGGCCGGTGCGCCCGGCACGCTGCTGTCGCGCATGTCGGGGTCGGGGGCGACCTGCTTTGCGTTGTTCGACGATACCGCGGCGTGCCATGACGCGGCGAATGCCGCGACGGCGCGTGGCTGGTGGACGCTGGAGACGCGGCTGGGCGCCTAG
- a CDS encoding pyrroline-5-carboxylate reductase family protein, whose amino-acid sequence MTFPEGPLWLIGCGNMGGAMLRGWLAAGLDPASVTVITRSGRGAPEGVRSLTALPVDETPATLMLGFKPQQLDDVAPSLAGLHPRLLLSILAGVEVAALADRFAADAIVRMMPNLPVAIGQGVTALHTPSADADVRAAAEAFATPLGHVEWVEEEGRFDSVTALAGCGPGFVFRYIDAMAQAGIALGLDADQARRLAIATVAGASAMAAGADVSPATLADRVASPGGSTRQGLNVLDDGDALVRLMTDTLAASDRRNREMAAAARR is encoded by the coding sequence GTGACGTTTCCTGAAGGGCCGCTCTGGCTGATCGGTTGCGGCAATATGGGTGGCGCGATGCTGCGCGGCTGGCTTGCCGCTGGGCTGGACCCGGCCAGCGTCACCGTCATCACCCGCAGTGGCCGCGGCGCGCCGGAGGGTGTCCGCTCCCTCACCGCCCTGCCGGTGGACGAGACGCCGGCCACGCTGATGCTGGGGTTCAAGCCGCAGCAGCTTGACGACGTCGCACCATCGCTGGCAGGCCTGCATCCGCGGTTGTTGCTGTCGATCCTGGCCGGGGTCGAGGTGGCGGCGCTTGCCGATCGCTTCGCCGCCGATGCCATTGTCCGGATGATGCCGAACCTGCCGGTCGCGATCGGGCAGGGGGTGACGGCGCTCCACACGCCGTCCGCCGACGCCGATGTGCGCGCCGCGGCGGAGGCGTTCGCCACCCCGCTCGGCCATGTCGAATGGGTCGAGGAAGAGGGCCGGTTCGATTCGGTCACCGCGCTTGCCGGGTGTGGGCCGGGTTTTGTGTTCCGCTATATCGACGCCATGGCGCAGGCGGGTATCGCGCTCGGTCTTGATGCCGATCAGGCGCGGAGGCTGGCGATCGCCACCGTTGCCGGCGCGAGCGCGATGGCAGCGGGCGCCGACGTATCGCCCGCGACGCTGGCGGATCGGGTGGCGAGTCCGGGCGGCTCGACGCGGCAGGGGCTCAACGTGCTGGACGATGGCGACGCGCTCGTCCGTCTGATGACCGACACGCTGGCGGCGTCCGACCGACGCAATCGGGAAATGGCGGCGGCGGCCCGGCGATAG
- a CDS encoding YbjN domain-containing protein: MLEHADHDTEDAAPIDMLEAYYAAHGWDHERHEDEVIATVKGSWTTYELRALWREDDSVLQFLAFPDIKVTDDRRAGVYEALALVNEQLWVGHFELWSSSGILLYRHAAMIDGGDDGTISLAAAELLVESAIEECERFYPVFQFVLWGGKSAKEALAAALIETQGEA, translated from the coding sequence ATGCTCGAACACGCCGACCACGATACCGAAGATGCCGCCCCCATCGACATGCTGGAGGCGTATTACGCCGCGCATGGCTGGGACCATGAACGCCATGAGGACGAGGTGATCGCTACCGTCAAGGGTAGCTGGACCACCTATGAGCTTCGTGCCCTGTGGCGCGAGGACGACAGCGTCCTGCAATTCCTGGCGTTTCCCGACATCAAGGTGACCGATGACCGCCGCGCGGGCGTGTATGAGGCACTGGCCCTCGTCAACGAGCAATTATGGGTCGGCCATTTCGAACTCTGGTCGTCCAGCGGCATCCTGCTCTACCGCCACGCCGCGATGATCGATGGTGGCGACGACGGCACGATCTCGCTCGCCGCGGCCGAATTGCTGGTCGAATCGGCGATCGAGGAATGCGAGCGTTTCTATCCGGTGTTCCAGTTCGTGCTGTGGGGCGGCAAGAGCGCCAAGGAGGCACTGGCCGCCGCGCTGATCGAGACGCAGGGCGAAGCCTGA
- a CDS encoding accessory factor UbiK family protein → MQSDNRIFDDFAKIVNGFAGTVAGMGREAESSARTRAREWIGGLDFVSREEFEAVKAMAVAARDEAEALRARLDALEAGQDTIAGTQKDVASKPETTAEAAAPEIIL, encoded by the coding sequence ATGCAGTCCGACAACCGGATTTTCGACGACTTCGCCAAGATCGTGAATGGCTTTGCCGGCACCGTGGCCGGCATGGGCCGCGAAGCCGAATCGAGCGCGCGCACGCGGGCGCGCGAGTGGATCGGCGGCCTGGATTTCGTCTCGCGCGAGGAGTTCGAGGCGGTGAAGGCGATGGCGGTGGCCGCCCGCGACGAGGCGGAAGCGCTGCGCGCACGTCTCGATGCGCTGGAGGCCGGGCAGGATACGATCGCCGGCACGCAAAAGGATGTCGCGAGCAAGCCGGAAACCACGGCCGAGGCGGCCGCGCCGGAGATCATCCTCTGA
- a CDS encoding TspO/MBR family protein: MSFLRWAIVTVPGVLLLGFASGRSVPSGSENGWYVALTKPELTPPGWVFPVAWTTLYILLGLALAVVLNARGARGRGVAVGLFAVQLALNLAWTPTFFGAHRVTLAFAIIVAMLLASIATTFAFARIRRVAAWLMLPYLVWISFAGVLTWSIGRLNPGADTLVPGARTSQML; this comes from the coding sequence ATGTCCTTCCTGCGCTGGGCGATCGTTACCGTACCCGGCGTGTTGCTGCTGGGCTTCGCATCGGGGCGATCGGTACCGTCGGGCAGCGAGAACGGGTGGTATGTCGCGCTGACCAAGCCGGAACTGACCCCGCCGGGATGGGTGTTTCCGGTGGCCTGGACCACGCTGTACATCCTGCTCGGTCTGGCGCTGGCGGTCGTGCTGAACGCGCGCGGCGCCCGGGGGCGTGGTGTCGCGGTCGGCCTGTTCGCCGTGCAACTGGCCTTGAACCTGGCCTGGACGCCGACCTTCTTCGGGGCGCACCGGGTCACGCTGGCCTTTGCCATCATCGTGGCGATGCTGCTGGCGTCGATCGCCACCACCTTCGCCTTTGCGCGCATCCGCCGCGTCGCGGCATGGCTGATGCTGCCCTATCTGGTGTGGATCAGCTTTGCCGGCGTGCTGACCTGGAGCATCGGGCGACTGAACCCCGGTGCCGACACTCTTGTGCCGGGCGCCCGCACCTCCCAAATGCTGTGA
- a CDS encoding TlyA family RNA methyltransferase translates to MAKKRVDQLLVDRGLAESRARAQALVMAGLVFAGEVKIAKPGQALAEDVTLDVRGRDHPWVSRGGIKLAHGLDHFGWDVANAVAIDVGSSTGGFTDVLLTRGAARVYAVDSGTNQLAWKLRQDERVIVHEQTSARILTEQHIPEPVDLIVCDASFIGLSKVLERPMTFAAPGARLLALIKPQFEAGREEVGKGGVVRDPAVHARVCDAVVEWLGGAGWSVAGVTPSPITGPEGNIEFLVAASRN, encoded by the coding sequence ATGGCGAAGAAGAGGGTGGATCAGTTGCTCGTCGATCGCGGCCTGGCCGAGTCGCGCGCACGTGCGCAGGCGCTGGTCATGGCCGGGCTGGTGTTTGCCGGCGAGGTGAAGATCGCCAAGCCCGGACAGGCGCTGGCGGAGGACGTGACGCTGGACGTGCGTGGCCGCGATCATCCCTGGGTATCGCGCGGCGGGATCAAGCTGGCGCATGGCCTTGATCATTTCGGCTGGGATGTCGCCAACGCGGTGGCGATCGATGTCGGATCGTCCACCGGGGGCTTTACCGATGTGCTGCTGACCCGTGGCGCGGCCCGCGTCTATGCGGTGGACAGCGGCACGAACCAGCTCGCCTGGAAGCTGCGCCAGGACGAGCGCGTCATCGTCCATGAACAGACCAGCGCCCGCATCCTGACCGAACAGCATATCCCCGAGCCCGTCGACCTGATCGTCTGCGACGCCAGTTTTATCGGCCTGTCCAAGGTGCTGGAGCGGCCGATGACCTTTGCCGCACCCGGCGCCCGGCTGCTGGCGCTGATCAAGCCGCAATTCGAGGCGGGGCGCGAGGAAGTGGGCAAGGGCGGCGTCGTGCGCGACCCCGCGGTCCATGCGCGGGTCTGTGACGCGGTGGTCGAATGGCTGGGGGGCGCGGGGTGGAGCGTTGCCGGCGTGACGCCCAGTCCGATCACGGGGCCAGAGGGCAATATCGAATTTTTGGTCGCTGCGTCCCGGAATTGA
- a CDS encoding RBBP9/YdeN family alpha/beta hydrolase — protein MGSFAPFDAAQPTILTVPGLGGSGRSHWQSLWEEARPDTVRVELGMWNTPHRNAWVTKLDEAIRRAQAPVILAAHSLGCLAVAWWAELSPQPYGWPVAGALLVAPADVDRSDAPDALKGFAPSPLTPLPFPSILVASRDDPWIGIERAHSLAVNWGSHFVDAGEQGHINAASGLGWWTEGQALLDRVIQASSDGHGHARHPSDARSILAVNATAAAQNHYLGR, from the coding sequence ATGGGTTCGTTCGCACCGTTCGACGCCGCGCAGCCGACCATCCTGACCGTGCCGGGCCTTGGCGGCTCGGGTCGCTCGCACTGGCAGAGTTTGTGGGAAGAGGCGCGGCCCGACACCGTCCGCGTCGAACTGGGCATGTGGAACACACCGCACCGTAATGCCTGGGTGACCAAGCTGGACGAAGCGATCCGGCGGGCGCAAGCCCCCGTCATTTTGGCCGCGCATTCGCTGGGATGCCTGGCGGTGGCGTGGTGGGCGGAATTGTCGCCGCAGCCCTATGGCTGGCCGGTGGCGGGCGCGCTGCTGGTGGCGCCGGCCGATGTCGATCGCTCGGATGCGCCCGACGCGTTGAAGGGGTTCGCGCCCAGCCCGCTGACGCCCCTGCCCTTCCCCTCGATCCTGGTCGCCAGCCGCGACGATCCCTGGATCGGGATCGAACGTGCGCACAGCCTTGCGGTCAACTGGGGCAGCCATTTCGTCGATGCCGGCGAACAGGGGCATATCAATGCGGCCAGCGGTCTTGGCTGGTGGACCGAGGGTCAGGCGCTGCTCGACCGGGTGATCCAGGCGAGCAGCGACGGCCACGGCCATGCCCGCCACCCCAGCGACGCGCGGTCGATCCTGGCGGTCAACGCGACTGCCGCCGCGCAGAACCATTATCTGGGCCGGTGA
- the dxs gene encoding 1-deoxy-D-xylulose-5-phosphate synthase has protein sequence MADLPATPLLDTVKTPDDLRTLAPEQLRQLADELRDETISAVGTTGGHLGSGLGVVELTVAIHYVFNTPHDRLVWDVGHQCYPHKILTGRRERIRTLRQGGGLSGFTKRSESEYDPFGAAHSSTSISAALGFAVANKLAGTPGKGIAVIGDGAMSAGMAYEAMNNAEQAGNRLVVILNDNDMSIAPPVGGLSAYLSRIVSSREFLGVRETLKRFAKKLPRPFQNAARKTDEFARGMTMGGTLFEELGFYYVGPIDGHNLDHLIPVLENVRDAEEGPILVHVVTKKGKGYAPAEAAADKYHGVQKFDVITGAQAKAPPGPPAYQNVFGAALAREAAHDPTICAITAAMPSGTGLDAFATNYPDRFFDVGIAEQHAVTFAAGLAAQGMRPFCAIYSTFLQRAYDQVVHDVAIQNLPVRFAIDRAGLVGADGATHAGSFDVTYLATLPNMVVMAAADEAELVHMVHTCVQHDGGPIAVRYPRGNGTGVALPETPELLEIGKGRMVREGKKVAILSLGTRLGEALKAADQLEAKGLSTSVADLRFAKPLDEALIRRLLTTHEVAVTIEEGAIGGLGAHVLTLASDEGLTDAGLKIRTMRLPDIFQDQDSPQVQYAEAGLDADHIVETVLTALRHNSAGVTAGARA, from the coding sequence ATGGCTGACCTTCCCGCTACCCCGTTGCTCGACACGGTGAAGACCCCCGACGACCTGCGCACGCTGGCGCCGGAACAGTTGCGCCAGTTGGCGGACGAGTTGCGCGACGAAACGATCTCCGCGGTGGGCACGACCGGCGGCCATCTCGGCTCCGGCCTGGGCGTGGTCGAGCTGACCGTTGCGATCCATTACGTGTTCAACACGCCGCACGACCGGCTGGTCTGGGACGTCGGGCACCAATGCTATCCGCACAAGATCCTGACCGGGCGGCGCGAACGCATCCGCACGCTGCGCCAGGGCGGGGGCCTGTCCGGCTTCACCAAGCGGTCGGAGAGCGAATATGACCCGTTCGGGGCGGCGCACAGCTCCACCTCGATCTCGGCCGCGCTCGGCTTCGCCGTCGCCAACAAGCTGGCGGGGACGCCCGGCAAGGGCATCGCGGTGATCGGCGACGGCGCGATGTCGGCGGGTATGGCCTATGAGGCGATGAACAATGCCGAGCAGGCGGGCAACCGGCTGGTCGTGATCCTGAACGACAACGACATGTCGATCGCACCGCCCGTGGGCGGGCTTTCGGCCTATCTGTCGCGCATCGTCTCCAGCCGCGAATTCCTCGGCGTGCGCGAAACGCTCAAGCGCTTCGCCAAGAAGCTGCCGCGCCCCTTCCAGAATGCGGCGCGCAAGACCGACGAGTTCGCGCGCGGCATGACCATGGGCGGCACGCTGTTCGAGGAACTGGGCTTTTATTATGTCGGCCCGATCGACGGCCACAATCTCGACCACCTGATCCCCGTCCTCGAAAACGTCCGCGATGCCGAGGAAGGCCCGATCCTGGTCCATGTCGTGACCAAGAAGGGCAAGGGCTATGCCCCGGCCGAGGCGGCGGCGGACAAGTATCACGGCGTGCAGAAGTTCGACGTGATCACCGGCGCCCAGGCCAAGGCGCCGCCGGGGCCGCCGGCCTATCAGAACGTCTTCGGCGCCGCGCTTGCCCGTGAAGCGGCGCACGATCCGACGATCTGCGCGATTACCGCGGCCATGCCGTCGGGCACCGGACTGGACGCGTTCGCGACCAATTATCCGGACCGCTTCTTCGATGTCGGTATCGCCGAGCAGCATGCCGTCACCTTTGCCGCGGGTCTGGCGGCGCAGGGGATGCGGCCGTTCTGCGCGATCTACTCCACCTTCCTGCAGCGGGCGTATGACCAGGTCGTCCACGACGTCGCGATCCAGAACCTGCCGGTGCGTTTCGCGATCGACCGCGCCGGGCTGGTCGGGGCGGACGGGGCGACGCATGCCGGCTCGTTCGACGTCACCTATCTGGCGACGCTGCCCAACATGGTGGTGATGGCCGCGGCGGACGAAGCCGAGCTGGTCCACATGGTCCACACCTGCGTGCAGCATGATGGAGGGCCGATCGCGGTGCGCTATCCGCGTGGCAACGGCACCGGCGTGGCACTGCCCGAGACGCCCGAACTGCTGGAGATCGGCAAGGGTCGCATGGTGCGTGAGGGCAAGAAGGTCGCGATCCTGTCGCTGGGTACGCGTCTGGGCGAGGCGCTGAAGGCGGCCGACCAGCTCGAGGCCAAGGGCCTGTCCACCTCCGTCGCCGACCTGCGTTTCGCCAAGCCGCTGGACGAGGCGCTGATCCGCCGTCTGCTGACCACGCATGAAGTGGCGGTGACGATCGAGGAGGGCGCGATCGGCGGCCTGGGTGCGCATGTGCTGACCCTGGCGTCGGACGAAGGGCTGACCGATGCCGGCCTGAAGATCCGCACGATGCGCCTGCCCGACATCTTCCAGGATCAGGATTCGCCGCAGGTGCAATATGCCGAGGCGGGGCTGGATGCGGACCACATTGTGGAAACCGTGCTGACCGCGCTGCGCCACAACAGCGCGGGGGTGACCGCGGGCGCGCGCGCATGA
- a CDS encoding Fur family transcriptional regulator — MAHAHDHHEPLGEDLSRAAQATLERAGEQWTTMRASVFAALAGFSKPASAYDIAESVSKSEGRRVAANSVYRILDLFVASNLASRVESANAYVANAHPDCLHDCIFLVCDSCGQTTHLDDDHITRGVRSAAAAAGFAAERPVIEVRGRCAACGSKARA, encoded by the coding sequence ATGGCGCACGCGCATGATCATCACGAACCCCTTGGCGAAGACCTGTCGCGGGCCGCGCAGGCGACGCTGGAGCGAGCCGGCGAGCAATGGACGACGATGCGCGCAAGCGTGTTCGCGGCGCTGGCGGGCTTTTCCAAACCGGCAAGCGCGTACGACATCGCCGAATCGGTGTCCAAGTCGGAGGGGCGCCGCGTCGCGGCCAACAGCGTGTATCGCATCCTCGACCTGTTCGTGGCGTCCAACCTGGCGAGCCGGGTGGAGAGCGCGAATGCCTATGTCGCCAATGCGCACCCAGACTGCCTGCATGACTGCATCTTCCTGGTTTGCGATTCGTGCGGACAGACGACCCATCTGGACGACGACCATATCACCCGCGGCGTGCGCAGTGCGGCCGCGGCCGCCGGGTTCGCCGCCGAGCGACCGGTGATCGAGGTGCGCGGTCGGTGCGCGGCATGCGGGAGCAAGGCGCGCGCCTGA
- a CDS encoding MerC domain-containing protein: MMTVQSRPRWFASLDRIAIGLSGLCVVHCLATSVLLALMSAAGGMFLHPAVHEVGLVLAIILGALALGRGAMTHGYLMPAAMGAFGLGIMAGAMNLPHDGSGGEAMWTIIGVGLLAFGHDLNRRAEA, translated from the coding sequence ATGATGACGGTGCAGTCCCGCCCCCGTTGGTTCGCCTCGCTCGATCGTATTGCGATCGGCCTGTCGGGGCTGTGCGTCGTCCATTGCCTTGCCACCTCCGTCCTGCTCGCGCTGATGTCGGCGGCGGGGGGCATGTTTCTCCACCCGGCGGTGCATGAGGTGGGGCTGGTGCTGGCGATCATCCTGGGCGCGCTGGCGCTGGGGCGGGGCGCGATGACGCACGGTTACCTGATGCCCGCCGCGATGGGGGCCTTTGGTCTTGGCATCATGGCCGGGGCGATGAACCTGCCGCACGACGGATCAGGCGGGGAGGCGATGTGGACGATCATCGGGGTCGGCCTGCTCGCTTTCGGACATGATCTGAACCGCCGCGCCGAGGCCTGA
- a CDS encoding COX15/CtaA family protein, translated as MLQPSAAFMSTARPRSIAYWLFGVAALIVAMVVVGGITRLTNSGLSITEWKPITGIVPPLNEAQWQAEFANYKRIPEYTTFNQHMTLAGFKAIFFWEYLHRVLGRVIGMAFALPLLWFWVRGRIPAGYKPRLVALLALGGLQGAIGWWMVASGLVERTDVSHIRLTVHLVTALVILAGIIWTAMDLMALRRSPLAAPARLTRGSGIVLALLFVQIVYGALTAGLDAGYAFASWPLMGDAWFPQGVPMASPALANAVDNPVVVQFIHRWFAFVAAAGLAWIAVRTARGGALRTGAVVLALVGVQIALGIATLLSGVQIDVAVAHQLNAALLLIATVAAAHRLGTPPAPLSVSRYPSGNPRKA; from the coding sequence ATGCTCCAGCCCAGTGCCGCCTTCATGTCGACCGCCCGTCCCCGTTCCATCGCCTATTGGCTGTTCGGCGTCGCCGCGCTGATCGTCGCGATGGTCGTCGTCGGCGGGATCACCCGCCTGACCAATAGCGGCCTGTCGATCACCGAATGGAAGCCGATCACCGGCATCGTGCCGCCGTTGAACGAGGCGCAGTGGCAGGCGGAGTTCGCCAATTACAAGCGCATCCCCGAATATACGACCTTCAACCAGCACATGACGCTGGCCGGGTTCAAGGCGATCTTCTTCTGGGAATATCTTCACCGGGTATTGGGCCGGGTGATCGGCATGGCCTTTGCCCTGCCGCTGCTCTGGTTCTGGGTGCGGGGGCGCATTCCCGCCGGCTACAAGCCGCGCCTTGTCGCGCTGCTCGCGCTCGGCGGATTGCAGGGTGCGATCGGCTGGTGGATGGTCGCCTCCGGCCTCGTCGAGCGCACCGATGTCAGCCATATCCGGCTGACCGTCCATCTCGTCACCGCGCTCGTCATCCTCGCGGGGATCATATGGACCGCCATGGATCTCATGGCGCTGCGCCGCTCGCCGCTTGCCGCGCCCGCCCGCCTCACACGCGGCTCCGGGATCGTGCTGGCGCTGCTCTTTGTTCAGATCGTCTACGGCGCGCTTACCGCCGGGCTCGACGCGGGCTATGCCTTTGCCAGTTGGCCGCTGATGGGGGACGCCTGGTTCCCGCAAGGCGTGCCGATGGCCTCCCCGGCACTCGCCAATGCCGTCGACAATCCCGTGGTCGTGCAGTTCATCCACCGCTGGTTCGCCTTTGTCGCGGCCGCCGGACTCGCCTGGATCGCCGTACGCACGGCGCGCGGCGGGGCGCTGCGCACCGGCGCGGTCGTGCTGGCACTGGTCGGGGTGCAGATCGCCCTCGGCATCGCCACGCTGTTGAGCGGTGTGCAAATCGACGTGGCGGTCGCGCACCAGTTGAACGCGGCCCTGTTGCTGATCGCCACGGTGGCCGCCGCGCACCGGCTGGGAACGCCCCCGGCGCCCCTCTCGGTATCCAGATACCCGTCAGGAAACCCGCGGAAAGCTTGA
- the rplM gene encoding 50S ribosomal protein L13, whose product MKALMKTTKSAKPHEVEKKWHIVDATDLVVGRAATIIANVLRGKHKTSFTPHVDCGDNVIVINADKIRFTGNKAAKKIYYKHTGYAGGIKGVTAAKVLEGRFPERVLEKAVERMIPRGPLGREQMRNLRIFKGAEHPHEAQNPEVLDIAGMNRKNKVGA is encoded by the coding sequence ATGAAGGCGCTCATGAAGACCACCAAGTCGGCCAAGCCGCACGAGGTGGAGAAGAAGTGGCACATCGTCGACGCCACCGACCTGGTGGTCGGCCGCGCGGCCACGATCATCGCCAACGTCCTGCGCGGCAAGCACAAGACGTCGTTCACCCCGCACGTCGATTGCGGTGACAATGTCATCGTCATCAACGCCGACAAGATCCGCTTCACCGGCAACAAGGCCGCCAAGAAGATCTATTACAAGCACACCGGCTATGCCGGCGGCATCAAGGGCGTGACCGCTGCCAAGGTTCTGGAAGGCCGCTTCCCGGAGCGCGTTCTGGAAAAGGCCGTGGAGCGCATGATCCCGCGCGGCCCGCTGGGTCGCGAGCAGATGCGCAACCTGCGCATCTTCAAGGGCGCCGAGCATCCGCATGAGGCGCAGAACCCCGAGGTCCTCGACATCGCGGGCATGAACCGCAAGAACAAGGTGGGCGCATAA
- the rpsI gene encoding 30S ribosomal protein S9, whose protein sequence is MSDNRQSLADLGAALNQQRDAAVDADTGAATSADAYLAGETNEPAVQRAPLREQELDKFGRAYATGRRKDAVARVWLKPGSGKITINGRDQEVYFARPSLRLVINQVFGVAEREGQYDVICTVKGGGLSGQAGAVKHGISQALTKYEPVLRAPVKAAGFLTRDSRAVERKKYGRAKARRSFQFSKR, encoded by the coding sequence ATGTCCGATAACCGTCAGTCCCTCGCCGATCTCGGCGCTGCGCTGAACCAGCAGCGCGATGCGGCCGTCGATGCCGACACGGGCGCCGCCACCAGCGCCGACGCCTATCTCGCCGGCGAGACCAACGAGCCCGCCGTGCAGCGCGCCCCACTGCGCGAGCAGGAGCTGGACAAGTTCGGCCGCGCCTATGCCACCGGCCGTCGTAAGGACGCCGTTGCACGCGTCTGGCTGAAGCCGGGTTCGGGCAAGATCACGATCAACGGTCGCGATCAGGAAGTCTATTTCGCGCGCCCGTCGCTGCGCCTCGTCATCAACCAGGTGTTCGGCGTCGCCGAGCGCGAGGGCCAGTATGACGTGATCTGCACCGTCAAGGGCGGTGGCCTTTCGGGCCAGGCCGGCGCGGTCAAGCACGGCATCAGCCAGGCGCTGACCAAGTACGAGCCGGTCCTGCGCGCCCCCGTCAAGGCCGCCGGCTTCCTGACCCGCGACAGCCGCGCCGTCGAGCGTAAGAAGTATGGCCGTGCCAAGGCACGTCGCAGCTTCCAGTTCTCGAAGCGCTAA